A window of the Nitrosopumilus ureiphilus genome harbors these coding sequences:
- a CDS encoding citrate synthase: protein METKNIGLRGIEVADTRISNIDGEKGKLIYRGFDILDLTKNSTFEETAYLLLYDNLPTKSQLDEFNAKLIDARYIPKQMQKNMGNWRKDADPMDMLQAFVSALAGYYDEEFSNKEASYEKAINLIAKVPTIVASWQRIRNGLEIVDPDSSLSHAANFLYMMTGEKPDPEVEKIFDVCLILHADHTFNASTFTARQVASTRAHMYSAASAAIGALSGELHGGANTEVMKMLLEIGEVGKVESCIKEKMNNNERIMGMGHAVYKTYDPRAQVLKELSRKLAEKTKDPWFEITEKIEMVTISEMKSQKGRDIYPNVDLYSASIYYMLKIPMDLNTPIFAISRVAGWAAHIIEEKFAEAAPKPALYRPKAVYVGKYCGPQGCEYKTLDLRK, encoded by the coding sequence ATGGAAACTAAAAACATTGGCTTGCGAGGAATCGAGGTTGCAGATACTAGAATATCAAACATTGATGGAGAAAAAGGCAAGCTGATTTATCGGGGATTTGACATACTAGATCTTACAAAAAACTCTACGTTTGAAGAAACAGCATATTTACTACTATACGATAACTTACCAACCAAGAGCCAACTGGATGAATTTAATGCAAAATTAATTGATGCCAGATACATTCCAAAACAAATGCAAAAAAACATGGGAAACTGGAGAAAAGATGCAGACCCCATGGATATGCTGCAGGCATTTGTATCTGCACTTGCAGGATACTATGACGAGGAGTTTTCAAACAAGGAGGCCAGTTATGAGAAAGCAATCAATCTCATTGCAAAAGTTCCAACCATCGTTGCAAGTTGGCAAAGAATTAGAAATGGATTGGAAATTGTGGATCCTGATTCATCACTTAGTCATGCTGCAAATTTTCTATACATGATGACAGGCGAAAAGCCAGATCCCGAAGTTGAAAAAATATTTGATGTGTGTTTAATTCTTCATGCCGACCATACTTTTAATGCATCAACATTTACTGCAAGGCAAGTAGCATCAACTAGGGCTCACATGTATTCAGCAGCTAGCGCTGCAATTGGAGCATTAAGTGGAGAATTGCACGGAGGAGCCAATACTGAAGTTATGAAGATGTTGCTAGAAATTGGAGAAGTGGGAAAAGTTGAATCATGTATTAAAGAAAAGATGAACAATAATGAAAGAATAATGGGAATGGGGCATGCAGTTTACAAAACATATGATCCAAGAGCCCAAGTTCTAAAAGAGCTATCTAGAAAATTAGCAGAAAAAACTAAAGATCCCTGGTTTGAGATTACAGAAAAGATCGAAATGGTAACGATTTCTGAGATGAAATCACAAAAAGGCAGAGACATTTATCCAAATGTGGATTTGTACAGTGCATCAATTTACTATATGTTGAAAATCCCAATGGATCTTAATACACCAATATTTGCAATTTCAAGGGTTGCAGGATGGGCAGCCCACATCATTGAGGAGAAATTTGCAGAAGCTGCACCAAAGCCTGCATTGTACAGACCAAAAGCAGTCTATGTTGGAAAATACTGTGGTCCTCAAGGCTGCGAATACAAAACACTTGACTTGAGAAAATAG
- a CDS encoding sodium:solute symporter family transporter has translation MGVVLSENIGYIVLIGVGLIMALSVTLMVKAETKWLGTRKTSEWFYTAGRTIKTGLIASSIVSAWTWAATLLQSSTVTYAFGLGGSFWYAAGASIQVILFAILALELKRKAPMTHTFPEMIYVRFGKHSHKVFLFFALMTNTIVTAMLVLGGAAVINSLTGVDTTLAAFLIPIGIILYTIFGGLKATFFAEYLNATLIFVVVLVFVTVIYFATPEIGGISGMYEKLTQASILNPVEGNAFGTYLTLASVGALIFGIINIVGNFGTVFVDQSYWQRAIASRPKAATGGFILGGLTWFAIPFTLATTLGLAAIATGVTLTENEIGLGLVAPTAASNLMGDFGAILLLTIIFTAVTAAGSSQLVSVSSLVTYDVFRTYLKPSSSGRELIRISRFTILGFGIGMGLLASLLFHSGFSLQYVYLMMGVLIGSAVAPISFAILWKKTNKYAATSAAIIGLVCGVLSWLWSANSMFGEITLSSTGNLIPLLIGNVVSITISLGITLIGSMIKSENFDFHIMKQKILVVDDKIRSMLKHDTDEELLQRSLKFCKRAGFSISVFLVIVWPASFYLTKFVFDEQSFHLWIWLALVWAFGAAGIIIFLPLIEARKSISEIFHKATMDSDVMRQSDYSPSPGDYSPVMKILVPIDGSARSLKALYHASYLFRGAAKVRIYLLHVIEWTDENEENIDEELVSQIQEEGKLILRSVVVPKQINDYKRIVKLGDPAKKIAELADNLKVDMIIMGKKGMGKSTSDLGHVTQKLLKLTSKPIVLLG, from the coding sequence GTGGGTGTTGTTCTATCTGAGAACATAGGATATATCGTATTAATCGGAGTTGGGCTGATTATGGCATTATCCGTCACACTAATGGTAAAGGCTGAAACAAAATGGCTTGGCACTAGAAAGACATCTGAATGGTTTTACACTGCAGGACGAACCATCAAAACTGGACTAATTGCATCATCTATTGTCTCTGCATGGACATGGGCTGCAACTCTTTTGCAATCATCTACTGTGACCTATGCATTTGGATTAGGTGGTTCTTTTTGGTATGCAGCAGGTGCCAGCATTCAGGTAATCTTGTTTGCAATTCTTGCACTTGAACTAAAAAGAAAGGCACCAATGACTCACACTTTTCCTGAAATGATCTATGTTAGATTTGGAAAACATTCTCACAAAGTTTTCTTATTTTTTGCACTGATGACAAATACCATTGTAACTGCTATGCTTGTGTTAGGTGGAGCAGCAGTAATCAATTCTCTTACTGGAGTAGATACTACACTAGCTGCATTTCTAATTCCTATCGGAATAATTCTTTATACAATTTTTGGTGGTCTAAAAGCAACATTTTTTGCAGAATATCTTAATGCTACTTTAATTTTTGTTGTAGTGCTAGTCTTTGTTACTGTCATCTATTTTGCCACTCCTGAAATTGGTGGAATTTCTGGAATGTATGAAAAATTAACTCAAGCATCTATCCTAAATCCCGTTGAAGGAAATGCATTTGGAACATATTTGACACTAGCGTCTGTGGGTGCTCTGATATTTGGTATCATCAACATTGTAGGAAACTTTGGAACTGTCTTTGTTGATCAATCTTATTGGCAAAGAGCAATTGCTTCAAGACCCAAGGCTGCAACTGGAGGATTTATCTTGGGAGGTTTGACCTGGTTTGCAATTCCGTTTACTCTTGCTACTACACTTGGCCTGGCTGCAATAGCTACTGGAGTAACTTTGACAGAAAACGAGATTGGATTGGGGCTGGTTGCACCAACTGCTGCATCAAATCTGATGGGAGATTTTGGTGCCATACTTCTTCTCACAATCATCTTTACAGCAGTAACTGCTGCTGGATCATCACAACTAGTCAGCGTTTCATCTCTTGTTACCTATGATGTATTTCGTACGTATCTAAAACCCTCCTCATCAGGTCGTGAATTGATACGAATTTCCCGATTTACAATTCTTGGGTTTGGAATAGGTATGGGATTGTTAGCATCATTGCTGTTCCATTCTGGATTTAGTTTACAGTATGTCTATCTTATGATGGGAGTTCTGATAGGCTCTGCAGTAGCTCCAATCTCCTTTGCAATTTTGTGGAAAAAGACCAACAAATATGCTGCAACCTCTGCTGCCATTATTGGACTTGTATGCGGTGTTTTATCATGGCTCTGGTCTGCAAATTCAATGTTTGGCGAAATCACTCTTTCTTCAACAGGAAATCTTATTCCTCTTCTAATTGGAAATGTTGTTTCAATTACTATCAGCTTGGGAATCACACTCATTGGAAGTATGATAAAATCTGAAAACTTTGATTTTCATATAATGAAACAAAAAATCCTTGTTGTAGATGATAAGATTCGCTCTATGTTAAAGCATGATACTGATGAAGAACTCCTTCAACGCTCTTTGAAATTCTGTAAAAGAGCTGGATTTTCAATATCTGTTTTTCTTGTAATTGTTTGGCCTGCGTCTTTTTATCTGACTAAATTTGTTTTTGATGAGCAATCATTTCATCTTTGGATTTGGCTTGCACTAGTTTGGGCATTTGGAGCGGCAGGAATCATAATCTTTTTGCCGCTAATTGAGGCAAGAAAAAGCATCAGTGAAATTTTTCACAAAGCAACAATGGATTCAGATGTGATGAGGCAATCTGACTATTCTCCTTCACCCGGAGATTATTCTCCTGTGATGAAAATTCTAGTACCAATAGACGGTTCTGCACGATCATTGAAGGCACTTTACCACGCAAGCTATCTTTTCAGGGGAGCTGCCAAAGTGAGGATCTATTTGCTACATGTAATAGAGTGGACTGATGAAAATGAAGAAAATATCGACGAAGAATTAGTATCTCAGATTCAAGAAGAGGGCAAATTGATTCTTAGAAGTGTTGTCGTACCAAAACAGATCAATGACTACAAACGTATTGTTAAATTGGGAGATCCTGCTAAAAAAATTGCAGAACTTGCTGACAATCTCAAAGTAGATATGATAATTATGGGCAAAAAGGGGATGGGAAAATCTACTTCAGACTTGGGTCATGTTACTCAAAAATTACTTAAGCTTACCTCAAAGCCGATAGTTCTGTTAGGTTAG
- a CDS encoding histidine kinase: MIDKVDELIISALSQNSKQEVFEIWDFLKGFNYNLTEEEIESRISKLEEEGIIKGYTITVDVKKIPHRVIRVDLVTFRTSQALPKRLEGLKKYLNDAPFVLFSGRTRGGYDWITVKSFLSNEMADEENDIYRNLFGDIIQTYEVYDFVPQTEASIYALTYTEDEYKKFLKEWAPPFIGS; the protein is encoded by the coding sequence TTGATAGACAAGGTTGATGAGCTAATAATTTCAGCACTTTCCCAAAATTCAAAACAAGAAGTATTTGAGATTTGGGATTTTTTAAAGGGATTTAATTATAATTTAACAGAGGAAGAAATTGAATCTAGAATATCAAAACTTGAGGAAGAAGGAATTATCAAAGGATATACAATAACTGTAGATGTAAAGAAAATTCCACATAGAGTCATTCGTGTAGATCTTGTTACATTTAGAACATCACAAGCACTTCCCAAAAGACTAGAAGGATTGAAAAAATATCTCAATGATGCGCCATTTGTTTTATTTTCAGGCAGAACACGTGGAGGATACGATTGGATTACAGTCAAATCATTCTTGTCAAATGAGATGGCAGATGAAGAAAACGATATTTATCGAAATTTGTTTGGAGACATTATTCAGACATATGAGGTCTATGATTTTGTTCCACAGACAGAAGCATCAATTTATGCACTTACATATACTGAAGATGAATACAAGAAGTTTCTCAAAGAATGGGCACCTCCATTTATTGGGTCATAA
- a CDS encoding ParB/RepB/Spo0J family partition protein — MEIIDNSIVEPIEIRMIRPSNFPVRYKLPLNSPELTNLKSSIKEHGLLQPIVIRPLDHGFEIVAGHRRFTACKSMRWRFIPSKIRDLSDKQAYEIQLTENIQRKSMDPIEEAEAYQKYVNEYGWGGISDLGQKIGKSEEYVSHRMQLLKLPEDVREKLVCSNLSVSQALELTSVDSSLKSEFVDEIVNNKLTVKQIRVMKKKIKSESDLYKPIPNKNSKSLNLIKKTNLSLKITLSRIDDLIEDAHGINPKQRVEMIKFLMGLRLKTHSMIDETIHFKKKHLQ; from the coding sequence ATGGAAATAATTGACAATTCTATAGTAGAACCTATTGAAATTCGAATGATTAGGCCATCTAATTTCCCAGTTAGATACAAACTTCCCTTAAATTCCCCCGAACTTACAAACCTAAAATCTAGCATAAAGGAACATGGACTATTGCAACCTATTGTTATCCGGCCCCTTGATCATGGGTTTGAGATTGTTGCAGGGCATCGAAGATTTACAGCATGTAAATCAATGCGTTGGAGATTTATCCCAAGTAAAATCAGAGATTTATCTGATAAACAGGCATATGAAATTCAGCTAACCGAGAATATTCAAAGAAAATCTATGGATCCTATAGAAGAAGCTGAAGCATATCAAAAATATGTGAATGAATATGGCTGGGGTGGAATAAGTGACCTTGGCCAAAAAATTGGAAAAAGCGAAGAGTACGTATCTCATAGAATGCAGCTCTTAAAACTCCCTGAAGATGTTCGAGAAAAGCTAGTTTGCAGTAATTTGAGCGTAAGTCAGGCATTGGAACTAACTAGTGTTGATTCTTCACTGAAAAGTGAATTTGTAGATGAAATAGTCAACAACAAACTAACAGTAAAACAAATCAGGGTAATGAAAAAGAAGATCAAATCTGAATCTGATCTATACAAACCAATACCCAACAAAAATTCAAAGTCGCTTAATTTGATAAAGAAAACTAATTTGTCTCTAAAAATAACACTCTCAAGAATTGATGACCTTATAGAAGATGCACATGGTATTAATCCAAAACAAAGAGTAGAGATGATTAAATTTTTGATGGGTCTAAGATTGAAAACTCATTCAATGATAGATGAAACCATCCACTTCAAAAAGAAACATTTGCAATAG
- a CDS encoding ArsR/SmtB family transcription factor — translation MSLKKDSDEEFTTKVFTNDDYSLKLLGELLGNQVSRNIIRLLIEKEMYANEIANNLGIQFNLISHHLKKMGDLGLLSVNKKRIVKKGTLHKHYKMVPGIFVLPNHTKDKMEEKGFLKKIFKDSIKFTVIGIATLVSWVVQISYLSEDKWSGAYTDSDTTLTVPLIIVIIGLSIIYFRKKRKGVRNT, via the coding sequence TTGTCCCTCAAAAAAGACAGTGATGAAGAATTTACTACAAAGGTTTTCACAAATGATGATTATTCCTTAAAATTACTTGGTGAACTTTTGGGTAATCAGGTAAGTAGAAATATTATTAGATTATTGATTGAAAAAGAAATGTATGCCAACGAGATTGCAAACAATCTGGGCATTCAGTTCAATCTGATATCACACCATCTCAAAAAAATGGGGGATCTGGGCCTCTTGTCTGTGAACAAAAAGAGAATCGTCAAAAAAGGCACACTTCACAAACATTACAAAATGGTGCCAGGAATATTTGTTCTGCCAAATCATACAAAAGACAAAATGGAAGAAAAAGGATTTTTGAAGAAAATTTTCAAAGATTCGATAAAATTTACTGTAATTGGAATTGCAACATTAGTTTCCTGGGTTGTACAAATTTCTTATCTTAGTGAAGACAAATGGAGTGGAGCATATACTGATTCAGATACAACATTAACAGTTCCACTAATTATAGTAATTATTGGTTTATCTATAATCTATTTTAGAAAAAAAAGAAAGGGTGTTAGGAACACCTAG